The genomic stretch AACCTTGTCCTACTCGAATCATTGTTCTCTCTCCCCTTTTTGCATAAATGCAGCATAATCTAGATCTTCCGGTGTGGTGATCTTGATATTGGTATAACTGCCCTCTACAATCTTAACCTGTCTTCCCAGACGCTCAACCAGCATAGCATCATCCGTTCCTGCAAAACCTGATTCTACCGCTAGTTTATGCGCTTCTTTTACATCCGAAAGACGAAAAGCCTGTGGGGTTTGAATGCTCCACAGACTGCTCCGATCGGGGGTCGCAGTTATTATTCCATCTGTACTTACCTGCTTAATCGTATCTTTGACAGGAACAGCAAGTACTGCAGCCCCAAATTGTTCTGCTGCCTTCATACATGCTTCAATGTGATCTCGCTGGACAAAAGGACGAACACCATCGTGGATAAGTACATAATCCGTTTCAAGTTTCTGGAGACCCGCATAAACCGAGTCTTGCCGTTCCTTCCCTCCTGAAACAACGAAAGTCCGTTGGTCATGAAGTCCAGATTGCTTAATCCATTCTTCACACCGTCTTACATCCGGCGCACCAGTTACCACAATGATATCCTTAATCATAGGTATGCGGTTAAACACTTCAAGTGTATGTATAAAAATGGGCTTGTCTTGCAGCAGCAGAAACTGTTTGCTCTCACTTGTCTTCATTCGTGAGCCTCTTCCTGCTGCAACAATGACTGCCCCCCATGATTTTGTCATGTACACTAACCCCTGCCTTGTCCGTCATCTGTCAGTATCCAGTGCATGAACACTTACTCTCCATCATAACGCTTTATTGCGCTTTTTCCAACAGTTTCGGCTTGGCAAAAATCATTCTTCCGGCAGAAGTCTGCAGTACACTCGTCACCAAGACTTCCATCATTGTCCCGATATACTCGCGTCCACCTTCAACGACTATCATCGTACCATCATCTAAGTAGGCTACACCTTGACCATGTTCTTTTCCATCTTTAATAATCTGAACCATAATTTCCTCACCAGGAAGTACAACCGGCTTCACTGCATTAGCAAGATCATTGATATTAAGGACAGAAACACCTTGAAGTTCACATACTTTATTAAGATTAAAATCATTCGTCACTACTTTACCTTGCAGGACTTTCGCTAGTTTTACAAGCTTGCTGTCTACTTCGGAGATTTCTTCAAAATCCCCCTCATAGATCAGGACTTTAATCTCCAGTTCTTTCTGGATTTTATTCAAAATGTCGAGCCCTCTGCGTCCCCGGTTTCTTTTCAGAAGATCAGAGGAATCTGCAATATGCTGCAGCTCTTCCAGTACAAATTCAGGAATTACAATGGTCCCTTCAATAAATCCAGTTTTACAAATATCAGCGATTCGGCCATCAATAATTACACTCGTATCGAGAATTTTATGTTCTTCAATGCGCCTTTCCTCATTCCCTGTACCTGTATTCCATCTTCCTGAAGTCCAGAACGAGCCTAAATCTTCTTTTTTGGCTAGACCAACCCGAAGCCCCATATAACCAAATACGAGCATAAGCGCCACTTGAAGTAAGTCCCCCGGTCTGCCAAGCCAGTTAAGCGAAGGATAAAGAAGTAACGAGAACAATAAACCTATACCAAGCCCGAGTGCTCCTGCTGCAAGTTCACTCATTGGAACCCGTGCAAGTTTAGAGACCCCTTCTTCTACCCGTAGATCAAGGAGTGATCCAAGCATCCTACTTAACAGAACAAAGAATACAGCACCAACTAACATAAATAACGTTAAAGCCAAACCTACTCTGAATGTACTTGTCCCTTCACTTAACCAAGGGATCGTTTGTCCTACTGAATAATAAAGCGCATAACCAGACCATGCTCCGCAAAGCCCTGTGAACATAAAAATAAGCTTTCTCCACACGTCCCTACACCTCCTTAATTGCTTTTCTTTATCCAGTATGAACCAATTTTTTAGGTCCTAATCGTGGTAAGAAGGTATTTTTAACGGTAAATGTATGATTGTTATTTTCTCTATTATGTAAATGATGGTTGAAAATGGTTTGTATGCTGACATATAATAAGTTCAACTGATAAACCGAGGTGAAAATAAAATATGAGCGCATCAAGTTTGCAAACTTTTCAGAACCAAGTATCCGAGCTGTTGCTCCGCCACCGAAGTCTAATTGACGTTTTGTCCAAGAATGGACAAGCGGATGCTTCTGTTAACCGGGCTGTTTCTAAAGCCATTACAGACTGTGGTTGTATTGAACTCCATGCAACCAAGCAATCTTACGCTCATAATGGTGATCTAGAAGATGCCAAATCTTCGGTACAGACGCATGTACATGGTGATCTGTGTGACCAGTGCAAAGAAGTCATCAGCTCAGAACTTGGTCGTAATCTGTTCTACATGTCAGCACTATGCAATCTGCTTAATATTCAGTTAGAAGAAGTGCTTGAAGATGAAGCTAAAAAGTGTTCTACACTGGGCATCTTCAACCTCTCCTAATCTCTGAACCCGCTTTTAACAGCTTTTTATCATTACACCGACAATCAATCGACTCCAAAAGTAAATATAGAAAATTAAAAAAGCATTTATCTCTCCATACTAGGAAAGGTAAATGCTTTTTCTTATGATTATTTATTATATGATTTCTTTTTAAGCCTAATGAGAAGTTTCATCTCTTTCTCTTTTCTTTTTCTTCTTGCGACTCCGGGCTAGAATAAGATCAATATTATGAGTCATACCATATATGGCATAAAGCACAAGAGGTATAAATACAAACATAGATAATTGCTCTGAGAAAAGTACCGCAAGTGCAATCGAAAAAAGAACAACAAGCGGAGCAATCCATACTGCTTTTTTAGGAAGGCCCACTTTTTTCAGGTTAGGATATTTAAGTGAACTTATCATCAAATAAGCAAGCAATAAAGTTGCAATCATCATGAATGGAGCTGAGATATCTTTACTGAATAAAGACAAGGTTGCAAGCACACCGCCCGCAGCAGGAATAGGAAGCCCTGTAAAGTACCCAGGAATCCCAGGCCGTACATTAAAGCGAGCCAGCCTTAAAGCCCCGCATATCGGGAACAGACACGTTACAATCCAAGCGAGAGCGATAGGTGCCTCCTGAAATGAAACGCTATACATAATATAAGCCGGCGCAGCTCCAAAAGAGATCATATCCGATAAGGAATCAAGCTCTTTGCCAAAATCACTTTGAGCATTCAAAGCTCTAGCAATTCGACCATCCAGTCCATCCATCAGCATCGCTACAACAACCATAATCGCTGCTAAACTGTAACGACCCTCGGATGCGAGCAGAATGGCAATCATTCCGAGAGATAGATTACCTAAGGTAAACAAGTTCGGAATTGATTTTGTTATCATCACGTCACCTCGTAAGTGTAACTGTACAATTTTATTCTAAATTTTAAACTAAACTGAATCAATTTCATAACTCATTAAAATGATGAATTTGTAACTACAAACAAAACCATTTTGATCTATATATACCCCTGATTAAAGCAACTAAAGGTATTATGAAATTGATTCAACTACTTTACATTTGTCGATCAATAAACATCTGTTCTTGCAGGCGCTTTAAGCCATCCTTGATCGTCCGAGCGCGAACTTCACCAATACCATCCACTTCATCAAGCTCCTCGATCGTAGCCATAATGACATGTGGTAATCTTTCAAATTCTTCAACTAAATTATGAATAATGACATTTGGCAATCTTGGAATTTTGCTTAAAACTCGGTATCCTCTTGGAGCTACGGATTCTTCAGAAGCAGCTGCCGCTGCACCATAACCGAGAAGCCGGCCAATATGATGGGTATCAAGCAGCTCATCATCTGTAGATCGTTTTAAGCCATTAATAATATCTTTGATCTTCTCATCACTGTTATCTTTGGCATAATCCTTATACAAAAGCCAAGCTTCCTCTTCTGTATTCGCCACTAGTTCTTCCATCTGCATATTAATCAGGCGTCCTTCATTGCCCAGTTCATTAATATAGCGTTTAATCTCCATCTTGATTCGCAGCACCATTTCCACCCGCTGTATGACATTGATTACTTCAGGAATCGTAACCAATTCTTCAAACTCGGATGCACTCAGATTGGTAAGTGACTGGTTTAAGACTGCTTTATATTTCTCCAATGTTTGAATCGCTTGATTCGCTTTTGTTAAAATAACTCCAATTTCCTTCAATGCATAACGCAGCGTTCCTTGGTAAAGAGTGATAATATTCCTTCTTTGCGAAATGGAAACAACCAGTTTTCCCGTCTGTTTTGCTACACGTTCTGCCGTACGGTGACGAATACCTGTCTCGGATGAAGAAATGGAGGAATCGGGAATTAACTGCGTATTTGCATACAATATCCGTTTCAAATCTTCACTTAGGATGATCGCTCCATCCATCTTAGCAAGTTCATATAAATAGTTCGGTGAAAAATCGCAATTAATCGAAAATCCACCATCCACTACTTCCATAACTTCTGGACTGTAGCCGACAACAATCAATGCACCCGTTTTTGCACGCAGAACATTTTCAAGCCCTTCACGAAAAGGCGTTCCAGGTGCAACCAAACGTAACAACTCATTCATTTTATCCAGTTGGCTCGATTCTTTCATCTATTCAATGCCCCCTAATCTAAAGCAGCCGCTAGTGCATCTCCGACCGTATTAATACCGATCAGTTCTATTCCAACAGGATGCTTCCACCCCTTTAAGCTCTTCTCTGGCATAATTACCCGTTTAAACCCAAGTTTTTGCGCTTCTTTGGCTCTTTGTTCCGCTCTTGAAACACCGCGCACTTCTCCAGTCAAGCCTACTTCTCCAAATATGACATCATAGGGTTTGGTTGGCAAATCGCGAAAACTGGAAGCAATACTTACAGCCATAGCCAAATCGGTTGCAGGTTCATCCAGTTTCACTCCACCAGCTACATTGAGATAAGCATCTTGATTCTGGAGAAACATTCCTTGGCGCTTCTCAAGGACGGCGATGATCAGTGCCATACGGTTGTAATCAACGCCGGTAGCCATTCGCCTAGGTGATGGAAATTGCGTAGCCGAGATCAGTGCCTGAAGTTCGACAAGCATGGGACGCGTTCCTTCCATACTCGCTACAACGGTGGAACCTGCCACTCCTAGCGGTCGCTCAGATAAGAACATTTCTGATGGATTAGCCACTTCTCTTAAGCCCGATTCTCCCATCTCGAAAATCCCAATTTCATTCGTCGAACCAAAACGATTCTTTACCGCACGAAGCAAACGATACGTATGATGACGTTCTCCTTCAAAATAAAGCACACAATCCACCATATGTTCCAGCATTCGAGGACCTGCAATCGAACCCTCTTTAGTAACATGCCCTACCAGAACCGTTGCAATGCCTAACCCTTTCGCAATCCGCATAAACCGTGATGTACATTCTCGTACCTGTGCCACACTTCCGGGAGCACTTGTTATTTCCGGTAAAAAAACAGTCTGAATTGAGTCAATCACCAGAAAATGAGGATCAACCTGACTTACTGCCTCTTCGATCCGTTCCATATTCGTTTCACTAAGAACATATAAATCAGGAGACAATGCTTCAAGCCGGTCGGCTCTCAGTTTGGTTTGTCTAACCGATTCCTCACCCGAAATATACAATACGCGCAGCCCTGAAGCTGTCATGGCATGAGATGTCTGGAGCAAGAGCGTTGATTTACCAATACCCGGATCCCCACCAACAAGAATCAACGAACCTGGTACTACTCCTCCGCCAAGTACTCGATTCAGTTCCTGAATGCCAGTTAGAATACGCGGTTCTTGGTCACTTTCTATATTTATGATAGGAAGCGGTTTTTCTTTACTATCAAAAAGGGAAGAATTCCTCCCCTGTGTCTTCACAATACTTTCGGTTTCCTCCACCATGGAATTCCATGACTGGCAACCTGGACATTTACCGTACCATTTCGGCGATTCATAACCGCATTCTGTACAGTAAAACTTTGTTTTTACTTTAGCCACTTCACTTCTCCTCATTTAACTTTACTTAACTTCAAGTATAAATTTCACATACCGAATTTACCAATAAAGGATTTATTAAAAGTTTAACATTGAATGCATTTTAACGTAAAGCTTAATCACAAACTTTACATCAAAGGGAATCCTTCTTTACCATTAAAAATAAAAAAACGCCCCCTAAAAATTAGGGGGCATTCCTATCAATTATTAAGAATTAGTGGGCACATTGCTCTTTTTTGTAACAGCGAGTGCACCATCCTTCTCATCAATAAGAAGGAAATCTCCTTTTGTAATTGAACCCGTAAGAAGTTCCTCAGATAGACGGTCTTCAATGTGCTTTTGAATCGCACGGCGAAGCGGTCTTGCACCGTAGGCTGGATCGAATCCTTCTTTCGCTAAGAAAGCTTTTGCCTTGTCAGTAAGTTCGAAATCAACATCATATTCACGCAGACGTTTACGAAGTTCTTCAGACATCAGAGAAACAATCTCTCCAATATGCTTCTCTTCAAGTGAATGGAAAACAATAACTTCGTCAATCCGGTTTAGGAATTCAGGACGGAAGCTCTTCTTGAGTTCTTCCATCACTTTACCTTTCATGTTCGAATACTCCGCCCCCGCATCTGCGACTGCAGTAAATCCTAGCGTAGAATTACGTTTAATTGCATCTGCACCCACATTAGAAGTCAAGATAATGAGGGTATTACGGAAATCTACAACACGGCCTTTTGAGTCAGTCAAACGTCCATCTTCAAGAACTTGAAGCAAGATATTGAATACTTCCGGGTGAGCTTTTTCAATCTCATCTAAAAGAACGACAGAATACGGTTTACGACGAACTTTTTCAGTCAGCTGACCGCCTTCTTCATATCCTACATATCCTGGAGGCGCTCCTACTAGTCGAGAAGTAGAGTGTTTCTCCATGTATTCGGACATATCAATCCGGATTACCGCATTTTCATCTCCAAACATCGCTTCGGCAAGCGCACGAGCAAGTTCTGTTTTACCTACCCCTGTAGGTCCTAGGAAGATAAAAGAACCCATAGGACGTTTTGGATCTTTTAGGCCTGCACGTGCCCGGCGAATTGCACGACTGACAGCTACAACTGCTTCGTCTTGGCCGATTACACGTTCATGAAGAATAGACTCCATATTTAACAAACGATCTGTTTCTTCTTGTTTCAGTTTGCTAACCGGGATTCCTGTCCAGCTTGCTACCACTTGAGCGATATCTTCTGGAGTTACTTCTGAATCCGTACGACCTTGTTTTTCTTTCCACTGATTTTTAGTTATATCCAGTTCTTCGCGAATTTTCTGTTCTGTATCACGCAGCGCTGCTGCTTTCTCAAATTCTTGACTTTGCACCGCAGAGTCTTTCTCTTTGCGGATATCATCAAGACGGTTTTCCAGTTGTTTAAGATTAGGCGGTACAGTATAAGAATTCAGTCTTACTTTAGAACCCGCTTCATCAATAAGGTCAATCGCTTTATCTGGCAGGAATCGGTCTGTAATATAACGGTCAGACAGTTTTACTGCTTGTTCAATTGCCTCATCTGTAATTTTTACACGGTGATGAGCTTCATAACGATCTCTCAGTCCATGCAAGATTTGAATGGCTTCTTCAACCGATGGCTGATCCACAGTAATTGGCTGGAAACGACGTTCAAGAGCAGCGTCTTTTTCAATATATTTACGGTACTCATCAAGCGTAGTCGCACCAATACATTGTAGCTCTCCGCGGGCAAGGGCAGGTTTTAAAATGTTAGAAGCATCGATTGCTCCTTCTGCTCCGCCTGCACCAATCAGAGTGTGCAGTTCATCAATGAAGAGAATGATATTTCCTGCTTGGCGAATCTCATCCATAATTTTTTTAAGTCGATCCTCAAACTCACCGCGATACTTCGTTCCAGCAACTACAGAACCCATATCTAGGGTCATTACCCGTTTATCACGCAGTGTTTCAGGTATTTCATTCGCAATAATCTTCTGAGCAAGGCCTTCTGCAATCGCTGTTTTACCAACTCCGGGTTCACCAATCAGAACCGGGTTGTTTTTGGTACGTCGACTAAGCACTTGAATAACACGCTCAATCTCTTTACTGCGGCCGATGACCGGATCAAGATTGCTCTCTCTCGCAGTGGCTGTAAGATCTCTTGCCAGACTATCCAGTGTAGGAGTGCTTACATTGGCTTGTGTACCGTTATGACTGGATACTGCTTCACTGCTGCCAAGCAGTTGCAAGACTTGTTGACGTGCCTTATTAAGGCTAATACCGAGGTTGTTCAGCACACGTGCTGCTACACCTTCGCCTTCACGAATTAAGCCAAGCAAAATATGTTCGGTTCCCACATAAGTATGGCCCAGCTTACGAGCCTCATCCATGGAAAGCTCAATTACTTTTTTCGCACGCGGCGTATATGCAATATTGGTAGGTTGCTCTTGGCCACGGCCAATGAGTGTTTCTACCTCATCCTGTATTTTTTCAAGACCAAGGCCAAGGCCGATGAGAGCTTTTGCAGCAATACCTTCACCTTCACGAATCAGGCCGAGCAAAATATGTTCGGTACCGATGTTATTATGACCTAAACGAACTGCTTCTTCCTGAGCTAAAGCGAGAACTTTTTGAGCTCGTTCCGTAAATCTTCCAAACATCATATTCCTTGCACCTCCATAAGTTTAAAAAATAATTCCTTTATCTATATATCTAGGCTATTCTAATGATTGCCCAGCCGACACAATGTCGGTAAATCCCATAACTCTCGTTCTTGTGAGACAAGAATGTTAAGGTGTGGGTTATTACTTCATAATAAGAGCATGTTCCTAATGAGTTCATAATGAGCTTACAATAAGCTATAAAACCCACTCCTACTAATTTTCTCTTTGGAAAGATTCCCTTATTAACTGTGCCCGGTACATATCTCTTTCTCCTGACTCAAGCGTTCTCCCGAATTTCTTCTGAAGGAAACCTGGCTGGATCAAGACATTGAGTTCATTCATTTCAACTATTGTTTTTTCTCTAATGAGATCTAAATCAATGCCGAGCCGAACATCAGATATGCGCTGAGCTGCTTCTTTCGAATCCATCAAATAAGCATGAGATAAAATACCATATGATCTCATCACTCGATCCGCAATACGAAGTTTAGAATCGGTCATGAGTCTTTCTCTAGCGTTACGCTCGTGACCTATAATCTGTAAAACAACACTATACAAATTATCGATAATTTCGGCTTCAGTTTGTCCTAATGTAATTTGATTCGATATTTGAAACAGATTTCCTGTCGCTTCACTGCCTTCACCGTAAATTCCTCTTACAGCAAGACCTACTTGAGATACAGCAGTGAGTACCCTGCCTATCTGTTTCGTCATCACAAGAGCCGGTAAATGCATCATTACAGAAGCCCGAACCCCAGTTCCTACATTGGTTGGACAACTGGTTAAATATCCTCTGCGATCATCAAAAGAATAATCGATATGGGCTTCAAAAACATCATCTATGGCTGAAGCACGTTTCCACGCTTCTTGAACCTGAAAACCAGGGTATAAACATTGAATGCGCAAATGATCCTCTTCGTTCACCATAATACTAATGGATTCATCTTCACTAAGAATAACCGCACCATTTCTTGATTCATTTGCCAAGTTCGGACTAATGAGATGTTTTTCGACTAGTATTTCTTGGTCAAGTTCAGATATTTCATCTAGATTTAGAACATGGAAATTGCCAAACTGATGAATATCATCAAATTGAAGGATTTCCGTTACCTTATCGAGTACCGCTCTCGATTGCTGGTCGGTTGCCAGCATAGGAAATGGAAAACTCTGCACGTTCCGTGCCACTCTTACCCGGCTGCTAATGACAATTTCTGAATCAGCTGCGCTACTACGCATCCAATCACTAAGTGGTTTATCGGTAAACCGGATATCTGACATAGTGCATACCTCCTGCTCTTTACCAAACTTTACTCTTCCGCTATTTCTCTTTCCAGTTCACGAATCTGGTCACGTAATTCCGCTGCA from Paenibacillus polygoni encodes the following:
- the ispD gene encoding 2-C-methyl-D-erythritol 4-phosphate cytidylyltransferase — protein: MTKSWGAVIVAAGRGSRMKTSESKQFLLLQDKPIFIHTLEVFNRIPMIKDIIVVTGAPDVRRCEEWIKQSGLHDQRTFVVSGGKERQDSVYAGLQKLETDYVLIHDGVRPFVQRDHIEACMKAAEQFGAAVLAVPVKDTIKQVSTDGIITATPDRSSLWSIQTPQAFRLSDVKEAHKLAVESGFAGTDDAMLVERLGRQVKIVEGSYTNIKITTPEDLDYAAFMQKGEREQ
- a CDS encoding PIN/TRAM domain-containing protein, whose amino-acid sequence is MWRKLIFMFTGLCGAWSGYALYYSVGQTIPWLSEGTSTFRVGLALTLFMLVGAVFFVLLSRMLGSLLDLRVEEGVSKLARVPMSELAAGALGLGIGLLFSLLLYPSLNWLGRPGDLLQVALMLVFGYMGLRVGLAKKEDLGSFWTSGRWNTGTGNEERRIEEHKILDTSVIIDGRIADICKTGFIEGTIVIPEFVLEELQHIADSSDLLKRNRGRRGLDILNKIQKELEIKVLIYEGDFEEISEVDSKLVKLAKVLQGKVVTNDFNLNKVCELQGVSVLNINDLANAVKPVVLPGEEIMVQIIKDGKEHGQGVAYLDDGTMIVVEGGREYIGTMMEVLVTSVLQTSAGRMIFAKPKLLEKAQ
- a CDS encoding nucleoside triphosphate pyrophosphohydrolase family protein — its product is MSASSLQTFQNQVSELLLRHRSLIDVLSKNGQADASVNRAVSKAITDCGCIELHATKQSYAHNGDLEDAKSSVQTHVHGDLCDQCKEVISSELGRNLFYMSALCNLLNIQLEEVLEDEAKKCSTLGIFNLS
- the pssA gene encoding CDP-diacylglycerol--serine O-phosphatidyltransferase, with product MITKSIPNLFTLGNLSLGMIAILLASEGRYSLAAIMVVVAMLMDGLDGRIARALNAQSDFGKELDSLSDMISFGAAPAYIMYSVSFQEAPIALAWIVTCLFPICGALRLARFNVRPGIPGYFTGLPIPAAGGVLATLSLFSKDISAPFMMIATLLLAYLMISSLKYPNLKKVGLPKKAVWIAPLVVLFSIALAVLFSEQLSMFVFIPLVLYAIYGMTHNIDLILARSRKKKKKRERDETSH
- the disA gene encoding DNA integrity scanning diadenylate cyclase DisA, translated to MKESSQLDKMNELLRLVAPGTPFREGLENVLRAKTGALIVVGYSPEVMEVVDGGFSINCDFSPNYLYELAKMDGAIILSEDLKRILYANTQLIPDSSISSSETGIRHRTAERVAKQTGKLVVSISQRRNIITLYQGTLRYALKEIGVILTKANQAIQTLEKYKAVLNQSLTNLSASEFEELVTIPEVINVIQRVEMVLRIKMEIKRYINELGNEGRLINMQMEELVANTEEEAWLLYKDYAKDNSDEKIKDIINGLKRSTDDELLDTHHIGRLLGYGAAAAASEESVAPRGYRVLSKIPRLPNVIIHNLVEEFERLPHVIMATIEELDEVDGIGEVRARTIKDGLKRLQEQMFIDRQM
- the radA gene encoding DNA repair protein RadA, which codes for MAKVKTKFYCTECGYESPKWYGKCPGCQSWNSMVEETESIVKTQGRNSSLFDSKEKPLPIINIESDQEPRILTGIQELNRVLGGGVVPGSLILVGGDPGIGKSTLLLQTSHAMTASGLRVLYISGEESVRQTKLRADRLEALSPDLYVLSETNMERIEEAVSQVDPHFLVIDSIQTVFLPEITSAPGSVAQVRECTSRFMRIAKGLGIATVLVGHVTKEGSIAGPRMLEHMVDCVLYFEGERHHTYRLLRAVKNRFGSTNEIGIFEMGESGLREVANPSEMFLSERPLGVAGSTVVASMEGTRPMLVELQALISATQFPSPRRMATGVDYNRMALIIAVLEKRQGMFLQNQDAYLNVAGGVKLDEPATDLAMAVSIASSFRDLPTKPYDVIFGEVGLTGEVRGVSRAEQRAKEAQKLGFKRVIMPEKSLKGWKHPVGIELIGINTVGDALAAALD
- the clpC gene encoding ATP-dependent protease ATP-binding subunit ClpC, with the translated sequence MMFGRFTERAQKVLALAQEEAVRLGHNNIGTEHILLGLIREGEGIAAKALIGLGLGLEKIQDEVETLIGRGQEQPTNIAYTPRAKKVIELSMDEARKLGHTYVGTEHILLGLIREGEGVAARVLNNLGISLNKARQQVLQLLGSSEAVSSHNGTQANVSTPTLDSLARDLTATARESNLDPVIGRSKEIERVIQVLSRRTKNNPVLIGEPGVGKTAIAEGLAQKIIANEIPETLRDKRVMTLDMGSVVAGTKYRGEFEDRLKKIMDEIRQAGNIILFIDELHTLIGAGGAEGAIDASNILKPALARGELQCIGATTLDEYRKYIEKDAALERRFQPITVDQPSVEEAIQILHGLRDRYEAHHRVKITDEAIEQAVKLSDRYITDRFLPDKAIDLIDEAGSKVRLNSYTVPPNLKQLENRLDDIRKEKDSAVQSQEFEKAAALRDTEQKIREELDITKNQWKEKQGRTDSEVTPEDIAQVVASWTGIPVSKLKQEETDRLLNMESILHERVIGQDEAVVAVSRAIRRARAGLKDPKRPMGSFIFLGPTGVGKTELARALAEAMFGDENAVIRIDMSEYMEKHSTSRLVGAPPGYVGYEEGGQLTEKVRRKPYSVVLLDEIEKAHPEVFNILLQVLEDGRLTDSKGRVVDFRNTLIILTSNVGADAIKRNSTLGFTAVADAGAEYSNMKGKVMEELKKSFRPEFLNRIDEVIVFHSLEEKHIGEIVSLMSEELRKRLREYDVDFELTDKAKAFLAKEGFDPAYGARPLRRAIQKHIEDRLSEELLTGSITKGDFLLIDEKDGALAVTKKSNVPTNS
- a CDS encoding protein arginine kinase; translated protein: MSDIRFTDKPLSDWMRSSAADSEIVISSRVRVARNVQSFPFPMLATDQQSRAVLDKVTEILQFDDIHQFGNFHVLNLDEISELDQEILVEKHLISPNLANESRNGAVILSEDESISIMVNEEDHLRIQCLYPGFQVQEAWKRASAIDDVFEAHIDYSFDDRRGYLTSCPTNVGTGVRASVMMHLPALVMTKQIGRVLTAVSQVGLAVRGIYGEGSEATGNLFQISNQITLGQTEAEIIDNLYSVVLQIIGHERNARERLMTDSKLRIADRVMRSYGILSHAYLMDSKEAAQRISDVRLGIDLDLIREKTIVEMNELNVLIQPGFLQKKFGRTLESGERDMYRAQLIRESFQREN